From the genome of Carassius gibelio isolate Cgi1373 ecotype wild population from Czech Republic chromosome B10, carGib1.2-hapl.c, whole genome shotgun sequence, one region includes:
- the depdc5 gene encoding GATOR complex protein DEPDC5 isoform X12, with amino-acid sequence MKANKSYKLVVHKRGFGGSDDELMMNPKVFPQVKLGDIVEIAHPNDEYSPLLLQVKSLKEDLQKETISVDQTVAQAFKLRAYQDVIINIVDPKEVTLDLVELTFKDQYIGRGDMWRLKKSLVSTCAYVTQKVEFAGIRAQASELWVKGEKVTCGYISEDTRVVFRSTSAMVYIFIQMSCEMWDFDIYGDLYFEKAVNGFLSDLFAKWKEKNCSHEVTVVLFSRTFYSAKSLEEFPELQRASVRQDHEGRYYEDFYRVVAQNERRDEWTSLLITIKKLFIQYPVLVRLKGADGFLCGHNSTAAQGNYLEAINLSFNVFDKHYINRNFDRTGQMSVVITPGVGVFEVDRLLMILTKQRMIDNGIGVDLVCMGEQPLHAVPLFKLHNRTVHGDSRIGDDYNLPHWINHSFYTSKSQNSCSCFTPRIKLAGKKAHAEKAKSSKEHSLGSPKDAENSLPIQVDYDAYDAQVFRLPGPSRAQRSTNFRSSRERESASRKSWGSTDVSGGLVGSSPPARLTGPEEQRSLASDDSLSHISNILLIPRPAQGQYEISSSLGYTSCTRELLEKMVESQRDSSAPGRFMVGSAESTLHIRPGGYTPQRALINPFAPSRMPMKLTSNRRRWMHTFPVEQKSYRFGTT; translated from the exons ATGAAGGCAAACAAGTCCTACAAACTTGTGGTGCACAAGAGGGGTTTTGGAGGGAGTG ATGATGAGTTGATGATGAATCCTAAAGTCTTTCCTCAGGTTAAACTGGGGGATATTGTTGAGATTGCTCATCCAAATGATGAGTACAG TCCTCTGCTGCTGCAGGTCAAGAGTTTGAAAGAAGACCTGCAGAAAG AAACTATCAGTGTAGATCAGACAGTGGCTCAGGCCTTCAAACTTCGCGCCTACCAGGACGTCATCATCAATATTGTGGACCCAAAG GAAGTGACTTTGGATTTGGTGGAGCTCACCTTCAAAGATCAGTATATTGGACGAGGAGACATGTGGAGACTGAAGAAGAGCTTG GTGAGCACATGTGCGTATGTGACACAGAAAGTAGAGTTTGCAGGAATCAG GGCCCAGGCCAGTGAATTGTGGGTAAAAGGAGAGAAGGTCACTTGTGGCTACATTAGTGAAGATACAAGG GTGGTGTTTCGATCCACCTCTGCGATGGTTTATATATTCATTCAGATGAGCTGTGAGATGTGGGACTTTGATATCTACG GTGATCTTTACTTTGAGAAAGCTGTCAACGGTTTCCTCTCAGATCTGTTTGCTAAATGGAAG GAGAAGAATTGCAGCCATGAGGTTACAGTAGTGCTGTTCTCTCGTACCTTCTACTCTGCCAAATCACTGG AGGAGTTCCCAGAGCTCCAAAGAGCATCAGTCCGTCAAGACCACGAGGGACGTTATTATGAGGATTTCTACAG GGTGGTCGCCCAGAATGAAAGGCGTGATGAGTGGACATCTCTGCTCATCACCATTAAAAAACTCTTCATACAATATCCAGTGCTTGTGCGTCTTAAAGGAGCAG ATGGATTCCTGTGCGGACACAATTCCACTGCTGCTCAGGGAAATTATCTAGAAGCTATCAACTTGTCTTTCAATG TCTTTGATAAGCACTACATCAACCGTAACTTTGACCGCACGGGCCAGATGTCAGTGGTCATTACTCCAGGAGTGGGTGTGTTCGAGGTGGACCGCTTGCTCATGATCCTCACCAAACAGCGCATGATTGACAACG GCATCGGTGTTGATCTGGTGTGCATGGGAGAACAACCCCTCCACGCTGTTCCACTCTTCAAG ttACATAACCGCACAGTGCATGGAGACTCTAGAATTGGTGATGACTACAATCTTCCTCACTGGATCAACCACAG CTTTTACACATCAAAGAGCCAGAACTCATGCAGCTGTTTTACACCACGGATCAAGCTGGCTGGAAAAAAG gctCATGCTGAGAAAGCTAAAAGCAGCAAAGAACACT CTCTTGGTTCACCAAAAGATGCTGAGAACAGCCTTCCGATCCAGGTGGACTATGATGCGTATGATGCTCAGGTCTTTAGGCTTCCTGGACCTTCCAGAGCCCAGAGGTCCACCAACTTTAG GTCGAGTCGGGAGAGGGAGTCGGCCAGCAGGAAAAGTTGGGGCTCAACAGATGTTAGTGGAGGTTTAGTAGGCAGCTCTCCCCCAGCCAGGCTTACAGGACCAGAAGAACAGAGGAGCCTGGCATCAGATGACAGTCTGAGCCACATCTCCAACATCCTGCTCATCCCACGCCCGGCTCAGGGCCAATACGAGATCAGCAGCTCCCTGGGGTACACCAGCTGCACAAGAG AATTGCTAGAAAAGATGGTAGAATCCCAGAGGGACTCCAGTGCCCCGGGCCGCTTCATGGTGGGTAGCGCTGAGTCCACCCTGCACATACGGCCGGGCGGTTACACGCCGCAGAGGGCCCTCATCAACCCATTCGCCCCCTCACGCATGCCAATGAAACTCACCTCCAACCGCCGCCGCTGGATGCACACATTTCCTGTGG aacaaaagtcttacaggtttggaacgacatga
- the rab36 gene encoding ras-related protein Rab-36: MHFNPPVSRDRIIATFPKCYNPQACLQMKDDWDTRAKRACQDREARQQGFDRFKMSKAVVVGDLNVGKTCLINRFCKDVFERDYKATIGVDFEIERFEISGLPYSLQIWDTAGQEKFKCIASAYYRGAQVIITVFDMADIKSLENTQQWLKEALQENEPDSCFVFIVGTKRDLLSAEECQRTESDAIKIAAEMNAEFWSVSSKTGENVQEFFFRVAALAFEDAILKDLETEISTTQIGDGCILDDKALEDAQEKPKKKSCC; the protein is encoded by the exons ATGCATTTCAACCCTCCTGTCAGTAGAGACAGGATCATAGCCACATTTCCAAAG TGTTATAATCCACAAGCCTGCTTACAGATGAAGGATGATTGGGATACAAGAGCCAAGAGGGCTTGCCAAGACCGGGAAGCACGTCAGCAAGG GTTTGACAGGTTTAAGATGTCAAAAGCAGTAGTGGTTGGAGATCTCAATGTGGGAAAGACATGTTTAATAAACAG GTTCTGTAAagatgtgtttgagagagacTACAAGGCTACTATAGGTGTTGACTTTGAGATTGAGAGATTTGAGATATCTGGGCTGCCCTATTCTCTTCAAAT ATGGGACACTGCTGGACAGGAAAAGTTCAAATGCATCGCATCAGCATATTACAGAGGAGCTCAAG TTATTATTACTGTCTTCGACATGGCGGATATCAAGAGCCTGGAAAACACACA ACAGTGGTTAAAAGAGGCACTGCAGGAAAATGAACCAGACTcctgttttgttttcatagttGGCACAAAAAGAGACCTCCTG TCTGCAGAAGAGTGCCAGAGAACAGAGAGCGATGCCATAAAGATTGCAGCAGAAATGAACGCTGAGTTCTGGTCGGTGTCCTCAAAAACAG GGGAAAACGTCCAGGAGTTTTTCTTTCGCGTGGCAGCTCTGGCCTTTGAAGATGCCATTCTGAAGGACCTGGAGACAGAAATCAGCACCACTCAGATTGGAGATGGATGTATTCTTG ATGATAAAGCACTGGAAGATGCACAAGAAAAACCAAAGAAGAAGTCCTGTTGTTGA
- the depdc5 gene encoding GATOR complex protein DEPDC5 isoform X11, protein MKANKSYKLVVHKRGFGGSDDELMMNPKVFPQVKLGDIVEIAHPNDEYSPLLLQVKSLKEDLQKETISVDQTVAQAFKLRAYQDVIINIVDPKEVTLDLVELTFKDQYIGRGDMWRLKKSLVSTCAYVTQKVEFAGIRAQASELWVKGEKVTCGYISEDTRVVFRSTSAMVYIFIQMSCEMWDFDIYGDLYFEKAVNGFLSDLFAKWKEKNCSHEVTVVLFSRTFYSAKSLEEFPELQRASVRQDHEGRYYEDFYRVVAQNERRDEWTSLLITIKKLFIQYPVLVRLKGADGFLCGHNSTAAQGNYLEAINLSFNVFDKHYINRNFDRTGQMSVVITPGVGVFEVDRLLMILTKQRMIDNGIGVDLVCMGEQPLHAVPLFKLHNRTVHGDSRIGDDYNLPHWINHSFYTSKSQNSCSCFTPRIKLAGKKAHAEKAKSSKEHSLGSPKDAENSLPIQVDYDAYDAQVFRLPGPSRAQRSTNFRSSRERESASRKSWGSTDVSGGLVGSSPPARLTGPEEQRSLASDDSLSHISNILLIPRPAQGQYEISSSLGYTSCTRELLEKMVESQRDSSAPGRFMVGSAESTLHIRPGGYTPQRALINPFAPSRMPMKLTSNRRRWMHTFPVEEQKSYRFGTT, encoded by the exons ATGAAGGCAAACAAGTCCTACAAACTTGTGGTGCACAAGAGGGGTTTTGGAGGGAGTG ATGATGAGTTGATGATGAATCCTAAAGTCTTTCCTCAGGTTAAACTGGGGGATATTGTTGAGATTGCTCATCCAAATGATGAGTACAG TCCTCTGCTGCTGCAGGTCAAGAGTTTGAAAGAAGACCTGCAGAAAG AAACTATCAGTGTAGATCAGACAGTGGCTCAGGCCTTCAAACTTCGCGCCTACCAGGACGTCATCATCAATATTGTGGACCCAAAG GAAGTGACTTTGGATTTGGTGGAGCTCACCTTCAAAGATCAGTATATTGGACGAGGAGACATGTGGAGACTGAAGAAGAGCTTG GTGAGCACATGTGCGTATGTGACACAGAAAGTAGAGTTTGCAGGAATCAG GGCCCAGGCCAGTGAATTGTGGGTAAAAGGAGAGAAGGTCACTTGTGGCTACATTAGTGAAGATACAAGG GTGGTGTTTCGATCCACCTCTGCGATGGTTTATATATTCATTCAGATGAGCTGTGAGATGTGGGACTTTGATATCTACG GTGATCTTTACTTTGAGAAAGCTGTCAACGGTTTCCTCTCAGATCTGTTTGCTAAATGGAAG GAGAAGAATTGCAGCCATGAGGTTACAGTAGTGCTGTTCTCTCGTACCTTCTACTCTGCCAAATCACTGG AGGAGTTCCCAGAGCTCCAAAGAGCATCAGTCCGTCAAGACCACGAGGGACGTTATTATGAGGATTTCTACAG GGTGGTCGCCCAGAATGAAAGGCGTGATGAGTGGACATCTCTGCTCATCACCATTAAAAAACTCTTCATACAATATCCAGTGCTTGTGCGTCTTAAAGGAGCAG ATGGATTCCTGTGCGGACACAATTCCACTGCTGCTCAGGGAAATTATCTAGAAGCTATCAACTTGTCTTTCAATG TCTTTGATAAGCACTACATCAACCGTAACTTTGACCGCACGGGCCAGATGTCAGTGGTCATTACTCCAGGAGTGGGTGTGTTCGAGGTGGACCGCTTGCTCATGATCCTCACCAAACAGCGCATGATTGACAACG GCATCGGTGTTGATCTGGTGTGCATGGGAGAACAACCCCTCCACGCTGTTCCACTCTTCAAG ttACATAACCGCACAGTGCATGGAGACTCTAGAATTGGTGATGACTACAATCTTCCTCACTGGATCAACCACAG CTTTTACACATCAAAGAGCCAGAACTCATGCAGCTGTTTTACACCACGGATCAAGCTGGCTGGAAAAAAG gctCATGCTGAGAAAGCTAAAAGCAGCAAAGAACACT CTCTTGGTTCACCAAAAGATGCTGAGAACAGCCTTCCGATCCAGGTGGACTATGATGCGTATGATGCTCAGGTCTTTAGGCTTCCTGGACCTTCCAGAGCCCAGAGGTCCACCAACTTTAG GTCGAGTCGGGAGAGGGAGTCGGCCAGCAGGAAAAGTTGGGGCTCAACAGATGTTAGTGGAGGTTTAGTAGGCAGCTCTCCCCCAGCCAGGCTTACAGGACCAGAAGAACAGAGGAGCCTGGCATCAGATGACAGTCTGAGCCACATCTCCAACATCCTGCTCATCCCACGCCCGGCTCAGGGCCAATACGAGATCAGCAGCTCCCTGGGGTACACCAGCTGCACAAGAG AATTGCTAGAAAAGATGGTAGAATCCCAGAGGGACTCCAGTGCCCCGGGCCGCTTCATGGTGGGTAGCGCTGAGTCCACCCTGCACATACGGCCGGGCGGTTACACGCCGCAGAGGGCCCTCATCAACCCATTCGCCCCCTCACGCATGCCAATGAAACTCACCTCCAACCGCCGCCGCTGGATGCACACATTTCCTGTGG aagaacaaaagtcttacaggtttggaacgacatga